Proteins encoded within one genomic window of Methanosarcina barkeri str. Wiesmoor:
- a CDS encoding beta-ribofuranosylaminobenzene 5'-phosphate synthase, which translates to MIKITTPCRIHMTLIDMNAEIGRVDGGAGLTLSSPNIKITAEEADGVNIEGRQGFADRMKRAAESLLPEGKGIRINVQEVYPAHVGFGSGTQSSLAAAAAVNELYGLGKSVRELALAVKRGGTSGIGVAAFEKGGFIVDGGHKFNDKNGFMPSAASKVPPGPVLFREDFPQWDMVVAIPNDKGMHDQEEVETFKKFCPLPVEEVREISHVVLMQMMPAVIEEDIVNFGAAVNHVQTVGFNKRESLIWPEFVKNIASFMRSRSYGAGVSSFGPVVYSFVDNKSEGRQLQSEVQKMLDESVGGITMMTRAKNSGAEISEI; encoded by the coding sequence ATGATCAAAATAACCACTCCTTGCCGAATTCATATGACACTTATTGATATGAATGCGGAGATCGGAAGAGTCGATGGAGGAGCAGGACTAACCCTTTCCTCTCCCAATATAAAAATTACGGCTGAAGAAGCCGATGGAGTCAATATAGAAGGCCGGCAGGGTTTTGCCGATCGGATGAAAAGAGCTGCAGAATCCCTGCTTCCAGAGGGTAAAGGAATCAGGATAAACGTACAGGAAGTGTACCCAGCACATGTAGGTTTCGGATCAGGAACTCAGTCATCCCTGGCCGCGGCAGCAGCCGTTAATGAACTGTATGGGCTTGGGAAGAGCGTTAGAGAACTTGCACTTGCAGTAAAAAGAGGAGGGACTTCGGGTATAGGAGTAGCTGCTTTTGAGAAAGGCGGGTTTATAGTTGACGGAGGGCATAAGTTCAACGATAAAAATGGTTTTATGCCATCAGCTGCCAGCAAAGTACCGCCCGGGCCAGTGCTCTTCAGAGAGGATTTTCCTCAATGGGACATGGTAGTAGCAATCCCCAACGACAAGGGAATGCATGACCAGGAAGAAGTCGAGACCTTCAAGAAATTCTGCCCCCTCCCTGTAGAAGAAGTCAGGGAAATTTCCCATGTCGTACTCATGCAGATGATGCCTGCCGTGATAGAAGAAGATATAGTGAATTTCGGGGCCGCAGTAAATCATGTTCAGACTGTTGGCTTTAACAAAAGGGAGAGCCTTATCTGGCCTGAGTTTGTGAAAAATATTGCATCTTTTATGCGCAGCCGGAGCTACGGAGCCGGGGTAAGTTCCTTTGGGCCTGTAGTATATTCTTTTGTAGACAACAAATCAGAAGGCAGGCAGCTTCAGTCGGAAGTCCAGAAAATGCTTGACGAGTCGGTAGGTGGAATCACAATGATGACTCGGGCAAAGAACAGCGG